The Paenibacillus beijingensis nucleotide sequence TAATAATTCTAAAATATACGATGCAAAGCCGTAATAAGCGTTCACACGCATATTAAAGTCTCCGAGAGACGGAGCAATTTTTTCTCTGAAAAACTCATATGCTGAGCCGATTTTTATAATCGGAAGCGTGGGAGATGAGACCGCTTTTAAATTTAGCGTTGTCTCCTCCAATGACTCAATGAGAGGTACCAATTGCGAATACAGCTCTTTCCCCCTTTCGGTCGGAACCATCTTCCTTGATGTTCTTGTAAACAACGGTTCGCCAACCTCCGCTTCTAATGAAGCCAAATGCTGACTCATCGCCGGTTGCGTCATGATCCGTGTTTTGGCAGCTTCCGATACGGAACTATGTTTATAAATACTGATAAAGCTTCGGTACCATTCAAAATTGGCCATGAACAAATTCCTCTCGTACAAACCTAATGAACGACTTCTTGTAATCGATAGACCTGCCTTGTCTCAATAAGGGCTTCCGTATGATGGCGGTATTGCTTGTAATGGTCTGTTTCAATATGGAGATTTATTGATTCCTCATCTTTCCACGTTTCATAAAATACAAAAATTGCTTCATTTTCGACAGATTGATGAAGGATGTAGTTCAAGCAACCCTTTTCCGCTCTGGAGGGGGTCACTACTTTCAACAGCTCTTGCCGCAGAAGCTGCTCTTTGCCTGGTTTAGCTTGAAGAATTGCAGTTATCGAAATCGCGCCCATTTTCATCATTCCTTATTCTCTTTTATTTATTATATCTCCTAAATTTACTTAACCCAATCAGAGTCGCAATGTCATTTGCCGTCGGGTCCATAAGCGATCAGCGTCAAGCCTCCATCGACTCCGATTACCTGGCCGGTAATAAAGCTCGCTGCGTCGCTTGCCAAAAACAAAGCAAGCCCCGCCACATCTTCCGGCTGAGTAAGCCGCTGGAGCGGAGTGCGGCTGATGACGTTTGTTTTGA carries:
- a CDS encoding putative quinol monooxygenase; amino-acid sequence: MMKMGAISITAILQAKPGKEQLLRQELLKVVTPSRAEKGCLNYILHQSVENEAIFVFYETWKDEESINLHIETDHYKQYRHHTEALIETRQVYRLQEVVH